Sequence from the Meleagris gallopavo isolate NT-WF06-2002-E0010 breed Aviagen turkey brand Nicholas breeding stock chromosome Z, Turkey_5.1, whole genome shotgun sequence genome:
TTTGAAGAATGCGGGGGCTAGGGGGTGGGGAAGAAATAATCACAACAGAGATAAGGACCTGATAGCTGAACAGGCTCTGGCTCAGGCTGGTCTGGGACAAGGATCGCCTGGAGCCAGAGCTGAGGGTCCGGCTGGGGAAGCGGCAGCACAGaggggctgctctgctgtctcCCTTTGCCCCGGGCTGCTGAGGGTCCTCTCCCCAGGACCAGTTCTGCTCGGCATCCCTCCAACCACACGGCACTGCTGTGATGTCGGTGTCCCGTGGAAAACACCCTGACCGGGGGTCTGCTCCCCTCCTCCCAGCCTGAGAGAAGGGGTGGAGCGGCTCAGGGCAGGGAGTTCAGGAAGAACTGGTTTGCAAAAACCAGATGCCTGCACCCGGTTTGGCTGCTCCTTTCCTTGGTTTATGGCAGCTGGGTGTGTGCAGAAGCAAGATCCCTCTGTCTGCAGTGTGTTCCCCTTTTGATGGCATCTGGGCTTGCCTTATccccatcagctgcagcacaaaggGCTCTTGGTGCTGCCCACAGATGCACTTCAGTCTCAGCTCCCTAGGGCTGAGCTCACATCTGGCGTTATTGGCCCCCGGCTGCACttctgtcatttatttattaaagttAATTTCATCAGGCTGCAGTGATTTATTCAGGTCTGGAGCCTCCCGTAACAGGGAGCCATTATTTGGTGTGCCACCAGCTCTCTGCCATCTGCGACCTCCACGCAGGTTCCACAACAGCTGCTTTCCAAAAGGTCAGCAAACCACTTTATCAGCGCAGTTCCTTGTTTCTCGGTCTTACCAAGCCATCAAGCGATGTTAAATCAAAAATATGCAGAGGGAAGCTGATTATGTAACAGGAACACCGTTCCCTTTATTTGATTAAGGCAGTAATCCcatcttgtttttctctaaaagGAGGGAAAACAAGTCTGACAATACCGTGCCTCACCTCTGATTAGAGCAGCATTTCAGCCTCCTTGCTGACGTGGATGCTCGGATGTCTGGTGCTTGGATTAGTGGACATCTGCTCCCAGGATCACGCTTCCTTTACCTTGGTGCAGGAAATGCACTGCAAGCTTCCCTTCTACGAGGAATTGCAAGAGAACCCTAGCGGATTGCAGGGTCCCCCTGCTGCCCTCTGGActaccccccccaaaaaagcagGGGCTTCTTCATCAGAGGCTGTGACAGGAGCGTGCTCAGTGTTTTGCAGTATTTCCATGGAAAGGGACCATGCTGGAAGCTGGACAGGATCTGAAGTTATAGAACGTCtagggtgggaagggaccttaaagcccacccagttccaaccccctaccATGGGCTGGTTGTCCccccagaccaggctgctcagggcccagccaacccggccttgagcacctccagggatggggcacccacattTCTATGGGCAGTCTATGCTggtgcctcaccatcctctgagagaagaatttcttcttaacatctaacCTGAGTTTCCCCTCgttcagtttaaaaccattcccctttgtcctaccactatcagACTATAGAAATACTCTCCTGTTTATGAgcttcctttaggtactgggAGCCATGCCATAGCCCTTGGGACTTTGTCCAGGTGAGGACAAAGCTCTTGCCTCCCATTTCATCCAGCTTATCCCCTCAGATCTGTGCTCAGACCAAACTCTGTAAAACAGCCCGGCCCTGAAGAAGAGTGCACAGTGTGCATTTCCAGCATCTGGGTTGTGCGCATGCAAGGGGAAAGTCTATGTTTTATGCTTGAAACGGGTAAAACACAGCACTTTGCTGCACTTGTTTCCCCCCACACCTCTTGCCTTTGCCATTGATGCACGAGGCAgcaaggtgaggcctcacagCAGCTTCCCCAGCCCTGCATCACTCCTGAGCCCACCCAGACAGCGAGAGCACCGGGAGAAGCCCCTTTCATAGAGTAATACTGCCAAACATCATAactgaaaatactttatttGACATCAGCAGTAAAATAGGAACATTGGGCTATACATCCATTGGCatataaatgataaaaatgcaaaagcaaaaccatCTGTGGGAGACCTGTGAACAGTCTGGTACATAAGTAACATCCAGGGGAAAAGCTGCACGCTGGGACTCTCCTTCATTCCTGCAagcaaacagcaacagcaaggaAACAGCATTGGTGCTTCCTCTGCAGCTATTTCTTGCAGTcatgcacagcactgctttgagtgttgctgcaggaagggaaaaaacaccTAGTACAGGTGAAAACTGAGTTCTGTGTAAACATGAGTGCTTGTAGAAAAGGCCCCCAAGGACAATTTCAGGGCTAGGCTGAACCAAAAGCATTTCACCAAAAGAAGGAGCACAGCTTATGCAGAGACAAGAGTTGGATACCACAGGCTGGTCCCGAATGGTGAAAcaagcagcagccccagctttGACATAGCATTTGTGTCGGAAAAGAAACAAGGCGGCAGTTTCCCGCTCCACTAGTGTCTGCGTGCTGAAAACCGTTTTCAGGTTTCCTAGTTTCCCAGTTCCCATCTGTCCACTCTTTCAAGGCACGTCTGTAGACAGCTTCAATGGCAACACTAGAAGCAAGCGCTCAGACCACCTGcttgacattctgtgattccagcaTACAGCACAACAACAACTCATTGCACTAACTTTTTCTAATCTCTAGATAATCAGAGGAaagacaaacaagcaaaaaccaGCAGAACACTCAGATGCAGAAGGCGGGTGCTTTGCATAGCCAGTGTGCAGGCAGGTTCCTCCACACTCACAGGTTCCAGCTTTCTGGAGCACGGAGGCCCGGGGCTAAACCAAGGTGCTCTCTCAGAGACCCTGGATTGCCAGTAGGTGCTCAGTGGGGtttggtgctgagctgccctgTGGGAGCAGGGCCCCGCCTGCTTAGATAATGTCAGAACAAAACCACCAGCCTTGCCTGTCTCTCAGTTGCTGGTGCAGTCTGCAGGGTTCTGCGGATGGGTATCTGGCCTGGCTTCTGCAACACGTCCTACTCTTGCACCCCCTCGTATCTGCGTGCACCAGAGCCTCGATGGCCAAAAGGTCATTCCTTCAGTGCACTCTGCAAGCCCGCTCTCATGCCATGCCAAGTGCAGCGGGTCTGGCCAGCAACCATGTGTGAGTGCATGTGGTGAGCACGTTTCCAAAGTGACTCTGGAAGGGCAGCTGGGTACCTTGCTGTCAGCATGGTCTGCGCATTCTTGGAGCCACTGCTGGCTAGGAAGAGACATCAAGACAATTGAGCAAGGCACTGTCCCCTGGCCCTGCAGGATCCCACCCCTGTAGCGCAAGGGTTCAGCAAAACCTTCAGGTTCTAAGTGGTCCTAAATCCccaaaaaggaagagggaaaaaaaagtcNNNNNNNNNNNNNNNNNNNNNNNNNNNNNNNNNNNNNNNNNNNNNNNNNNNNNNNNNNNNNNNNNNNNNNNNNNNNNNNNNNNNNNNNNNNNNNNNNNNNagaaaaaaaaaaaagaaaaaaggcagtgctgaagatgatcCCCAGTAGATGTGTCCCTGATTTCAACAGCCTTCAGCACAGGCCAACGAAGTGCAAATTGCTGTGATCAGAGCTGGCGGGCAGAACTCACCAGAAGGAATTAGGTTTTCTGCTTTGGCAGAGAGCTTTACACCGCTTGAAGCAGCTGCGAGGCGTTGGTGCCCAAAGCTTTCCCAGGGCCCGGGATGGGAGCAGAGATGCCCAGCAGAAGGCAGAGCCTCGCAGCACTGCTCCGTGCCTCCCCAGAGCTCTGCGTGGAGTCCTGGCACAGCAAACCTCTCACCAGGCTTGTGAGAAACGCAGCGTGGTCCTGCCAGCACCTCAGCAGCCCGTGGGCAAACACCAGAGCAAATTCTCATATGTTATGACACAGAGAGCCTACCAGCCTGAAGATAAAGGAGGCCTTGAAGCGTATGCCATTATGCTGCACCCTGCTTTAATCTGGCATTAAATATACCACTTAGGATAtacaaattactttaaaaagttATCAAAAAGTTACAACGACAATAAAAGTAATAAGTGAATTCAAGTTTTACACATGACCTTGCAAGCAGAATGTTGCTCTTAAGAACCTTCAGACCATGTTTAAATAGCGTGGCAACTTCCTACCACCGGTAAAAGTGTCTGTAAAGTTTAAGGCTATCAATTCCTTGTGCAATTAAACCCATCCTCTCTTtctgggaaaaaacaaacaagcaaactaAAATGACCAACCAACCAACGAGATGTTGCTCTGCTCAGGCAAAAAATCACACCCAGCAGGCAGGTTATGGGGAGCCAGCAGTTGCTGCGGGTCACAAAGAGCTGCCACACATctgtgcagctcccagcccGCGCGCAGAGCTCTCTGAGGGCACATTCTGCCTCAACTCACTCAGAAGTCTCTTTTGAGACCGAAAGAAATAGTGACATCCGCGGAATCCACACTTGGCTATTCGTAATGTGCTCCGCACGCGGAGAGGGCTGTTTGCTTTGGTCActattaggggaaaaaaaacaacaacccaacaaCCCACGAAATTTTGTCTCTCCTAAAAAACAATCTAATGAAATGAGTAAACTTGTACAATTTTAGCAGCGTTTTAGAGTCcttcataaaataaaaccaaggaATGAATTAAAAGGAATGTTTTCATCCACCCAATTTAAAAAGCCAGTGGGCAGTCACTGCCGgtgccccacagctgcagctggtACACTAACCCGGGAGCAGCAATGACTGAACACGGGGAGCTCTCTGGCAGATCAGATTCAACATTTTCTGGCGAAAGGAAGTATTTACAACTGTTTTGTACAGCTTCTGAACTTACAAAACAATGGAGGTGAAGNNNNNNNNNNNNNNNNNNNNNNNNNNNNNNNNNNNNNNNNNNNNNNNNNNNNNNNNNNNNNNNNNNNNNNNNNNNNNNNNNNNNNNNNNNNNNNNNNNNNACCACACGGGGAGGGGGCAGCCCATCAAATTGGTGGGCTCTCTACAAGGCACGTGCACATCACAGATGCCAATGCTGGGAACGTGCTtgaattcttcctttctgtatctccctctgtgttttgtttgtttgtttgtttgttgttatttttatttttttttaataggtttcCTACCCCTAGAAAGCCAAGTGCCTCAAAAGACAAGATTTCACCTTTCTTGGTTTACTGGACAGCTGCAGATCCTCAGCACTTCTGCTCAAGGAAGCTCTCCCTGAAGGTCAGGAGAGTTTGGAAAGCCCAAAGAAAGGACCATGCAGGGTGTATCTTGCAGTCAAAAGCTTCTCAAATCTGAGTTCCCAGGATTATATCTCAAAGTGATTGCCCCATCTTCCTGGGAACAAAGGTAGCAACCCCACAGACATCCTCTGCCCCCACCTTCCGGCAGAACTGGGCCCAGCCTGCCCTGCACTAAGACATCCCACTTCATCTGCAATCGTGGGCATTGCTCAGCCTTCCTCTCGATGGGAAGCAAAGGCTTCCAGCATTGTTTAGAGCTCCTTAAAACCTGACAGACGAATCCCTCCCGGGCACAAAGAGATGCACTGGCAGGCTGCCACCTGCAGAGCCTTGGGATGGGTTCTGTGGGTGGTGAtcttctcctccccctcccacCATGCACCCCAAGCCCCCTGAAGGCAGGTCCTGATGggtggaggtgctccagctgcAAGGTGGGCAGCTTTACCTGTTGTAAATGTCATCGTCTTCGCCGCCCCAGCCCCAGTAATTGTTTGGGAACCCATTGATCTTTGTGAATTGTTCTTTGCTCAAGGCAGACACGCCTCCAAAATACTGATTGTAGGGTAACCTGGAATTAAGGAGAACACACCATTAGGGGTTGCAGCGACCTTTACCCCAGCTGATGGTCCAGCCACCAACCCACCAGTGAGACCCACTGGGACCCAGATCTTGTCTGCTTCAGCAAGCAGTCTTGGGGCCTTTCCGTTCTAAGCTTCACCTGGCTGCAAGGAGAAACCACAGGACTGCTGACAGTCTTGCACGTGGGCGTGGGTCTGGGCAGAGATAGGCTGGCTGTGTGGGGCCAAACCCATTGCTCTCTTAATAGATGAGTTTTTACACTCCCACGAGGAGATCTGGCATggaaaatagaaaggaaagaaaagccacagcTGTGTTGACAGCAGCCTGAGGTACACACGTGCTGGCAGGCACTCAAGTTTTATTCTGCCTCCAGACACCAAGGCAGGTCCCGCTGTGGTCTGAAATGGAACAGccaaaaatacttcattttgttCTCAAAATAACACCTGACAGCCTTATCTACCATCATGCATGGTCCTCACTGTATGAGAATGCCTCACTTTCCAGGCTGGGCAGAAACAAGAGCCGTCTGACACTCTGAAACATAAGAAGGGACACGGGCAGCTGCAGGACACCAGTCTCCCCGTTCCTCCCAGCCCTGTGTCTGGCTGCTCAGCCACTGTGCGTGGCAGCACGTGGCTCTGCTTCACTCCCTGCTCCAAGCCACCCACTCCCTGCAGAGACATGTGTGCCACCAGAATTTTCCAGAGATGTTTTCCCAGGCTTCCACTGGTAGGTGGGGATGCGCAATGCTGCACCCAGCCTACAATGATCATGGCAGTGTGAGGAAGGAAATGCCCCTCCGAAAGGCGTCTCACCTAAATCCAAATTTATCCATGGAGACAGAAAGGTGCCTTGGTTGGCTGTAGCACTTGTAGGTGTTCCTGTCATCCATCGGGATCAGGTCTACGTCACTAAACACAAAGCACTCATAGTCATACTCCTTCAAAGCCTCCATGAATCCTACATTCAGCAGTTTAGCACGGTTAAATTCTTCATCTCCATCCtggtttaaaacaaataaacactgAATTAAGTAGTGGAAACCACCAGTCTCCTACCTGTCATGGGGTTCACAGGCCTTTGGCATTGCTGGGAGGTGGCACTGATCTGGTCCCAGCCGTAGAGCAGCCACATGGTCAGAGAAGTGGGCCCAGCCTCCTGCACAGAGGCATTTTGCAGCACTTGCAGTGCCACACAGATGTGGCCAGCAAGTCACTGGGGTGCTCTCAGGTCCAGCAGCGGGGCTGTACCCATGTGCACAGGGACAGTGGAGGCCCAGGACGGTTTCTCACCCAGCACAAACCCTGACAGCAGCACCAAGCCCAAGCCCTGTGCAGGGAGCACCACGAGGCAATGCTGAAAGAGACTGGAGCTTTTTTGCCAAAACCCAAACTGGCAGCCCCTCCCTGCTCTACCACATCCAACCTCTCCCTCTCCACAGCTTCAAGCAATGTCGAGCAAAGGACTGCCTGCCATGCCTGGCTCCAGCAGcatgtgcatgcatgcatgaGAGTGTGCAAATCAGCTCCCTGCCCTTCTACAAGTCTGGTGTGGGACACAAATCAAGGACCGATAAAACTCGGAGAGCAGCCTCAAGCATCACATTTACCTCCTTTCTTGAATGGCTCTGCTTGGTTAATAAATAATCTGTTTGGAAACTGATTAATCCAAACTGGTTAATGGCTCTGCAG
This genomic interval carries:
- the B4GALT1 gene encoding beta-1,4-galactosyltransferase 1 isoform X2, whose translation is MTAFCCPSFPFSSLLDEVRKSSPAPVGPLRVEFSQPVNLEEVASTNPEVREGGRFAPKDCKALQKVAIIIPFRNREEHLKYWLYYMHPILQRQQLDYGVYVINQDGDEEFNRAKLLNVGFMEALKEYDYECFVFSDVDLIPMDDRNTYKCYSQPRHLSVSMDKFGFRLPYNQYFGGVSALSKEQFTKINGFPNNYWGWGGEDDDIYNR